In a single window of the Streptomyces sp. NBC_00353 genome:
- a CDS encoding serine/threonine-protein kinase produces the protein MARCDAPGVFQPLQADDPSVVAGYRLAARLGAGGMGRVYLSHTQGGRPVAIKVVRPELADDPAFRRRFRREMEAARRVRGAYTAELIDGDADGAPPWLATLYVPGPSLAEVVGRGGALPVPAVLWLMAGVAEALQAIHGAGIVHRDLKPSNVLLASDGPRVIDFGISLATGVSSYTATGATIGTPQFMAPEQASGGTVTAATDVFALGQTAAFAALGEPLYGDGPGVGVLYRIVHSEPDLSLLPTRLRPLIARCLAADPAERATLAEVVEWCRQQLGGDADAGAGPTVWREVMGPEVTVPPPVPDPTPARTLPLVATGPQQARDPWAAPTDPGKAPSRRRGTRLAMGAAVTAVVLVLTVLAWTVMDATGVFRGRDDGHSGGTGSVAGASTSPSPSAPGAKSGTDGDGAGKGPGAASGAAHPSATAPESTQGEPNSQQWLDAKNSLSFKKPVQRKDRAGDIRFTCAKEISCTLESDTSVFTMVFGEPVAGVDECRLLTNGQTAHRLPLAAAASGSEICVRHRNGDIALLVIVTKSTAMPEGAFVTADMTVWRRAG, from the coding sequence ATGGCGAGGTGCGATGCGCCCGGGGTGTTCCAGCCGCTGCAGGCGGACGATCCGTCCGTGGTGGCCGGTTACCGTTTGGCCGCGCGGCTCGGCGCAGGCGGCATGGGGCGGGTCTATCTGTCGCACACGCAGGGCGGCCGACCGGTGGCGATCAAGGTCGTCCGGCCCGAACTGGCCGACGACCCCGCCTTCCGGCGGCGTTTCCGCCGGGAGATGGAGGCCGCCCGGCGGGTCAGGGGCGCGTACACCGCGGAGCTGATCGACGGCGACGCGGACGGCGCACCGCCCTGGCTGGCCACGCTGTACGTACCCGGACCCTCGCTGGCGGAAGTTGTCGGACGGGGCGGGGCGCTGCCGGTGCCCGCGGTGCTGTGGCTGATGGCCGGAGTCGCCGAGGCTCTCCAGGCCATCCACGGCGCGGGGATCGTGCACCGCGACCTGAAGCCGTCGAACGTCCTGCTCGCGTCCGACGGACCGCGCGTGATCGACTTCGGCATCTCGCTGGCCACGGGCGTCAGTTCGTACACCGCCACGGGGGCCACCATCGGCACGCCCCAGTTCATGGCTCCCGAGCAGGCGTCCGGGGGCACGGTCACGGCGGCGACCGACGTGTTCGCGCTCGGCCAGACCGCGGCGTTCGCGGCGCTCGGTGAGCCGCTGTACGGGGATGGTCCCGGGGTCGGCGTGCTGTACCGGATCGTGCACTCCGAGCCCGATCTGTCGCTGCTGCCCACTCGGCTCCGCCCGCTGATCGCCCGCTGCCTGGCCGCCGATCCGGCGGAGCGGGCCACCCTGGCGGAGGTCGTGGAGTGGTGCCGGCAGCAGCTGGGCGGGGACGCCGACGCGGGCGCGGGGCCGACCGTCTGGCGAGAGGTCATGGGACCGGAGGTGACGGTGCCGCCACCGGTGCCCGATCCCACGCCGGCACGCACGCTGCCGCTGGTGGCCACCGGGCCGCAACAGGCGCGGGATCCGTGGGCGGCGCCGACGGACCCGGGCAAGGCGCCGTCACGAAGACGCGGGACCAGGCTGGCCATGGGCGCGGCCGTGACGGCGGTCGTGCTGGTGCTCACGGTCCTTGCGTGGACGGTCATGGACGCGACGGGCGTGTTCCGTGGCCGGGACGATGGCCACTCGGGTGGTACGGGCTCGGTGGCGGGGGCGTCGACCTCCCCCTCCCCGTCCGCCCCTGGGGCGAAGTCGGGGACCGATGGCGATGGGGCGGGCAAGGGGCCGGGCGCGGCGTCGGGAGCAGCGCACCCCTCCGCGACCGCACCCGAGTCGACTCAGGGCGAACCCAACTCCCAGCAGTGGCTGGACGCGAAGAACTCACTGAGCTTCAAGAAACCGGTCCAGCGCAAGGACCGCGCGGGGGACATCCGTTTCACCTGCGCGAAGGAGATCAGCTGCACGCTGGAGAGCGACACCAGCGTGTTCACCATGGTCTTCGGCGAACCGGTCGCGGGCGTCGACGAATGCCGCCTCCTCACCAACGGTCAAACGGCCCATCGCCTCCCGCTCGCCGCGGCGGCGTCCGGCAGCGAGATCTGCGTCCGGCACCGCAACGGGGACATCGCGCTGCTCGTGATCGTGACGAAGTCGACCGCGATGCCGGAGGGCGCCTTTGTGACCGCGGACATGACGGTGTGGCGGCGGGCGGGCTAG
- a CDS encoding DUF4265 domain-containing protein, whose translation MWAIDQGDGTVQLDNIPWFIRGIARGDVVVTEPDEEGVRWAGEVVRRSENCTIRLIVFRDGGSGAARQSVINAFQQLGVDGEGIERFGMVALDVPPTADLAKVQRLLNHGAAEEWWDMEEGCITAQWRATSAG comes from the coding sequence TTGTGGGCGATCGACCAGGGTGACGGCACCGTGCAGCTCGACAACATCCCCTGGTTCATCCGAGGCATCGCCCGCGGCGACGTCGTGGTCACGGAGCCCGACGAGGAAGGCGTGCGATGGGCCGGCGAGGTGGTTCGGCGTTCGGAGAACTGCACCATCCGCCTCATCGTGTTCCGTGACGGCGGCTCGGGAGCTGCACGGCAAAGCGTGATCAACGCGTTTCAGCAACTTGGCGTCGACGGCGAGGGCATAGAACGGTTCGGCATGGTGGCCTTGGACGTTCCGCCCACCGCTGATCTCGCCAAGGTGCAGAGGCTGCTCAACCACGGCGCAGCCGAGGAGTGGTGGGACATGGAAGAGGGGTGCATCACGGCGCAGTGGCGGGCCACTTCCGCTGGCTGA
- a CDS encoding glycosyl hydrolase family 28-related protein produces the protein MASVGHISRRGLLGSAVAVAAAAATGVTVAGTARAATRGGHASGGVTPLWREFAATPFTHAQVPFIGRAGYRGGSDLPRHRAVVANVLHYGAEPDGSADAAPAINRAIAAAGERGGGTVLIPAGTYRIDDIIRIGHSNVVVRGAGSGRTKLYATKNLTELIGVYGSRYGGDKSSWSWAGGLIWLCPEDRWTSLTDAIKAKAWPFEGWTGNKRDEWQTLTTVAPARRGDRSITVESTKQLKRGGLVLLRLADDADHTLLEHMAGGGPGPEAYYWDDKTKLTSYVPYEWPVRITAVHGREVTLERPLPLDVRPEWDPRLTTLATPLTGSGVEGLTLEAVETPQSQHLLDKGYNGVAFQCAYDCWADDITVRHVDNGFGLIGASACTLRRTRVEGRGSHHPYYCREGSHDNLIEDFTIAQRTVPAPAGTQLHGINVEGLSSYNVWSRGEMEMGTFDSHRGMPFANVRTDITVNNNGRHGGDASAGPLFGARFTHWNIRVTNGRAGLMRIDGLAPYSATVGVSEVTEFDQIDVPDFTGDLHTRLEAYGTPEAVWPPNLHDAQRALVR, from the coding sequence ATGGCTTCTGTGGGGCACATCAGCAGACGTGGACTGCTCGGCAGCGCGGTGGCCGTGGCCGCAGCCGCGGCGACCGGCGTGACGGTCGCGGGCACCGCCCGGGCGGCCACCCGGGGCGGTCATGCTTCGGGCGGAGTCACCCCCCTCTGGCGCGAGTTCGCCGCCACCCCCTTCACCCACGCCCAGGTCCCGTTCATCGGCCGGGCCGGCTACCGGGGCGGCTCCGACCTCCCCCGGCACCGCGCTGTCGTCGCCAACGTCCTGCACTACGGCGCCGAACCGGACGGCTCCGCCGACGCCGCCCCCGCGATCAACCGTGCCATCGCCGCTGCCGGAGAGCGTGGCGGTGGCACGGTGCTCATCCCCGCAGGCACGTACCGCATCGACGACATCATCCGGATCGGCCACAGCAATGTGGTGGTGCGCGGTGCCGGCAGCGGACGCACGAAGCTGTACGCGACCAAGAACCTCACCGAGCTGATCGGCGTGTACGGCAGCCGCTACGGCGGCGACAAGTCCAGCTGGTCCTGGGCCGGCGGCCTCATCTGGCTCTGCCCCGAGGACCGTTGGACCTCGCTCACCGACGCCATCAAGGCGAAGGCCTGGCCCTTCGAGGGCTGGACCGGCAACAAGCGCGACGAGTGGCAGACACTGACGACGGTCGCACCCGCTCGCCGCGGCGACCGGTCGATCACCGTCGAGTCCACGAAGCAGCTGAAGCGCGGCGGGCTCGTCCTGCTCCGCCTCGCCGACGACGCCGACCACACCCTCCTGGAGCACATGGCGGGCGGCGGCCCCGGCCCCGAGGCGTACTACTGGGACGACAAGACCAAGCTGACCTCGTACGTTCCCTACGAGTGGCCGGTCCGCATCACCGCCGTACACGGGCGCGAGGTCACCCTGGAGCGCCCGCTTCCGCTGGATGTACGCCCCGAGTGGGACCCGCGCCTGACCACGCTCGCCACCCCGCTGACCGGTTCGGGCGTCGAGGGGCTCACCCTCGAGGCGGTCGAGACCCCGCAGTCGCAGCACCTGCTCGACAAGGGATACAACGGGGTCGCGTTCCAGTGCGCGTACGACTGCTGGGCGGACGACATCACCGTCCGCCACGTCGACAACGGCTTCGGGCTGATCGGCGCGTCCGCCTGCACCCTGCGCCGCACACGGGTCGAGGGCCGCGGCTCCCACCACCCGTACTACTGCCGTGAGGGCTCGCACGACAACCTGATCGAGGACTTCACCATCGCTCAGCGCACCGTCCCGGCGCCCGCGGGGACGCAGCTGCACGGCATCAACGTCGAGGGGCTGTCCAGCTACAACGTCTGGTCGCGCGGCGAGATGGAGATGGGGACGTTCGACTCGCACCGCGGGATGCCGTTCGCCAATGTCCGCACCGACATCACGGTGAACAACAACGGCCGGCACGGCGGCGACGCGAGCGCGGGACCGCTCTTCGGCGCCCGCTTCACGCACTGGAACATCCGGGTCACCAACGGGCGGGCCGGCCTGATGCGGATCGACGGGCTGGCCCCGTACAGCGCGACGGTCGGCGTCAGCGAGGTGACGGAGTTCGACCAGATCGACGTCCCGGACTTCACCGGCGACCTGCACACGCGGCTGGAGGCGTACGGCACACCGGAAGCGGTGTGGCCGCCGAACCTGCACGACGCACAGCGGGCGCTGGTGCGCTGA
- a CDS encoding FG-GAP repeat domain-containing protein, producing the protein MGRHALGRGGLTVAVSALSVAVAAVTMVSGGGEPARAATAQTAGTTEILLQDPRTETTRSDRVLAAGETGFLHRQAGGAGLLWTNYEDGGTTTVTTPPGNAGAGQPYQPTTTSCYDISATCPSGTFGQGADTVALPHRSYTEPVSLWTPGGADGGTLRTLDMPRLDYVGTYGGTVVAAEQNTSVDGSPRPGTGLELLDYVDGKQRTRVVTGGPADKVWKTGVTSVRTGDAKGALLAYPGAADSTGAATFDIHYLDFATAELTQVFSGAGSGLSLSLSGDRIGWYTPAAGLHLRSRADLAAEETVPVAGNGTAGSPVLVGNWLVLVADRGPVTAVSLTDGTTKTLLTRSYGDPVAAPDGSALVTGGTSTTDWWVQRVVQGADGTPRLEKVAKVPPYENPKTGLALSRGSLRVAERDPAVSSTMDATSVRTLTTNGSTTLTASDATAGDKVSAVCPYPGTSCSAMWGNKVTAPRDAYLETFYDADEGGSGLSDADRVARVGDGSGVPDLEFGTEKGAIVDVSDDYAVYNSGGSAPMQYVGHFGYGQKLKRSVRAAALNGPVLWSATATAGQVTSYSLTTDKTLTTVTVPDAGCVPTELQAAGRWLYWACGTASAGVYDTKAGTSAAVAPGDVLLGDGFTVRHDHAADELVLTDAATGATRVVAAKVPDTGLAADRRYRWTVDEYTGLVAWFDAFEQTHVATTGVTPSALTAFDSSADSYAAPSTADSWTGSWLLSRPVGSWSLTFTSVESGETGKASRSVTGGASAARVSAGWNGKTASGARFPNGRFTWTLKATGLNTSTATTVATGSGFLNNGAPVRHDFGSPDGPDGTGDLLTLNSSGALTFQRGTGTGTFSSKVSGSGWATSVKAVPFGDLSGDRCNDVLVRYSSGALRLYKPGCGAALKPTTSYTTLATSGWTQYDVLTSPGDISGDGRPDLIARNASTGAVYLYKGTSTGKLSARVKLYDSWKGYKKIVGTGDLNGDGIGDLVVQDTSNTLYRYNGTGKGTFGARAKVFGNWGGTYNAVVGVGDLNRDGKADIVVRDSAGKLYRNYGDGKGSFGSRTQIATGWGGYKALS; encoded by the coding sequence GTGGGCAGACATGCCCTGGGACGGGGCGGTCTGACCGTCGCCGTCTCCGCACTCTCGGTCGCCGTCGCGGCCGTCACCATGGTCTCGGGGGGCGGCGAGCCGGCCCGCGCGGCCACCGCACAGACAGCGGGAACGACGGAGATTCTCCTTCAGGACCCGCGCACGGAAACGACGCGTTCGGACCGCGTGCTCGCGGCCGGCGAGACCGGCTTCCTGCACCGGCAGGCCGGTGGAGCCGGGCTGCTCTGGACGAACTACGAGGACGGCGGCACCACCACCGTCACCACCCCGCCCGGCAACGCCGGTGCGGGCCAGCCGTACCAGCCGACCACCACCAGCTGCTACGACATCAGCGCCACCTGTCCCTCGGGCACGTTCGGACAGGGCGCCGACACCGTCGCGCTCCCGCACCGGTCGTACACCGAACCCGTCTCACTGTGGACGCCCGGCGGAGCGGACGGCGGCACGCTGCGCACGCTGGACATGCCGCGGCTGGACTACGTCGGCACGTACGGCGGGACTGTCGTGGCGGCCGAGCAGAACACCAGCGTCGACGGCTCGCCCCGGCCCGGCACCGGGCTGGAACTGCTGGACTACGTCGACGGCAAGCAGCGCACCCGCGTGGTGACCGGAGGCCCGGCCGACAAGGTCTGGAAGACGGGCGTCACCTCCGTGCGCACCGGAGACGCCAAGGGCGCGCTGCTCGCGTACCCGGGCGCCGCCGACTCGACCGGCGCCGCGACCTTCGACATCCACTACCTCGACTTCGCCACCGCGGAGCTCACCCAGGTCTTCTCCGGCGCCGGGAGCGGGCTGTCACTCTCCCTCTCCGGTGACCGGATCGGCTGGTACACCCCGGCCGCGGGCCTGCACCTCCGGTCCCGCGCGGACCTCGCCGCCGAGGAGACGGTCCCGGTGGCGGGCAACGGCACGGCCGGCTCCCCTGTGCTCGTCGGGAACTGGCTCGTCCTGGTGGCGGACCGGGGCCCCGTCACGGCCGTCTCGCTGACCGACGGCACCACGAAGACCCTGCTGACCCGCTCGTACGGCGACCCCGTCGCCGCCCCCGACGGCTCTGCCCTCGTCACCGGCGGCACGAGCACCACCGACTGGTGGGTGCAGCGCGTCGTCCAGGGCGCCGACGGCACCCCGCGGCTGGAGAAGGTGGCCAAGGTGCCGCCGTACGAGAACCCCAAGACGGGCCTCGCGCTCAGCCGGGGCAGCCTGCGCGTGGCGGAGCGCGACCCCGCCGTCAGCAGCACTATGGACGCCACGTCCGTGCGCACGCTGACGACGAACGGCAGCACCACGCTCACCGCGTCCGACGCCACGGCCGGCGACAAGGTCTCGGCCGTGTGCCCGTACCCGGGCACCTCCTGCTCGGCGATGTGGGGCAACAAGGTCACCGCCCCCCGGGACGCCTACCTCGAGACGTTTTACGACGCCGACGAGGGCGGATCGGGTCTGTCGGACGCGGACCGGGTGGCCCGCGTCGGCGACGGCTCGGGCGTTCCCGACCTTGAGTTCGGCACCGAGAAGGGCGCGATCGTCGACGTGTCCGACGACTACGCGGTCTACAACTCGGGCGGCTCCGCCCCGATGCAGTACGTGGGCCACTTCGGCTACGGCCAGAAGCTGAAGCGCTCGGTCCGCGCCGCGGCCCTGAACGGGCCCGTCCTGTGGAGCGCCACCGCCACCGCCGGCCAGGTCACCTCCTACAGCCTCACCACGGACAAGACCCTCACCACGGTCACGGTCCCCGACGCCGGCTGTGTGCCGACCGAGCTGCAGGCGGCGGGCCGCTGGCTGTACTGGGCCTGCGGCACGGCCTCAGCGGGCGTGTACGACACCAAGGCCGGCACGTCCGCCGCCGTGGCCCCCGGTGACGTGCTGCTCGGCGACGGCTTCACCGTCCGCCACGACCACGCCGCCGACGAGCTGGTCCTCACCGACGCGGCCACCGGCGCCACCCGCGTGGTCGCCGCGAAGGTCCCGGACACCGGCCTGGCCGCCGACCGCCGCTACCGCTGGACGGTCGACGAGTACACGGGCCTGGTCGCCTGGTTCGACGCGTTCGAGCAGACGCACGTCGCCACCACCGGCGTGACCCCGTCCGCCCTGACCGCGTTCGACTCGAGCGCCGACAGCTACGCCGCGCCTTCCACCGCCGACTCCTGGACGGGTTCGTGGCTGCTGTCCCGCCCTGTCGGCTCCTGGTCGCTCACCTTCACCTCGGTGGAGAGCGGCGAGACCGGAAAGGCGAGCCGCTCGGTCACCGGCGGTGCGAGCGCCGCCCGGGTCTCGGCGGGCTGGAACGGCAAGACCGCGAGCGGGGCCCGCTTCCCCAACGGCCGGTTCACCTGGACCCTGAAGGCGACGGGCCTGAACACGTCCACCGCCACCACCGTGGCGACCGGCAGCGGCTTCCTCAACAACGGGGCACCGGTACGGCACGACTTCGGCAGCCCCGACGGCCCGGACGGCACTGGCGACCTGCTGACCCTCAACTCCTCGGGCGCCCTGACCTTCCAGAGGGGCACGGGCACGGGGACGTTCTCGAGCAAGGTCAGCGGCAGCGGCTGGGCGACCAGCGTCAAGGCTGTCCCGTTCGGCGACCTGAGCGGGGACCGGTGCAACGACGTCCTGGTGCGCTACAGCAGCGGGGCCCTGCGCCTGTACAAGCCGGGCTGCGGCGCGGCGCTCAAGCCGACGACGTCGTACACCACGCTGGCGACCAGCGGCTGGACCCAGTACGACGTGCTGACCTCTCCGGGTGACATCAGCGGTGACGGCCGGCCCGACCTGATCGCGCGCAACGCCTCGACCGGCGCGGTGTACCTGTACAAGGGCACCAGCACGGGCAAGCTGTCCGCGCGCGTGAAGCTGTACGACAGCTGGAAGGGCTACAAGAAGATCGTCGGCACCGGTGACCTCAACGGTGACGGCATCGGCGACCTGGTCGTCCAGGACACCTCGAACACCCTGTACCGCTACAACGGCACCGGCAAGGGCACGTTCGGCGCCCGCGCCAAGGTGTTCGGCAACTGGGGCGGCACGTACAACGCCGTCGTCGGTGTCGGCGACCTCAACCGTGACGGCAAGGCGGACATCGTCGTCCGGGACAGCGCGGGCAAGCTGTACCGCAACTACGGTGACGGGAAGGGGTCGTTCGGGTCCCGTACCCAGATCGCCACCGGCTGGGGCGGGTACAAGGCCCTCTCCTAG
- a CDS encoding YbjN domain-containing protein, with translation MADVSAAAATAQVIEATLKDAELEWESPESGSYVVKLPGTRKLSTTCSLIVGAHSLSLNAFVIRHPDENDAAVHRWLLERNLRLFGVSYAIDRLGDIYLVGRLPLSVVTPEELDRLLGVVLEAADGSFNTLLELGFASAIRKEYAWRVSRGESTRNLDAFTHLTQRPAS, from the coding sequence ATGGCTGACGTATCCGCCGCAGCGGCAACAGCGCAGGTCATCGAGGCGACGTTGAAGGACGCCGAGCTCGAGTGGGAGAGCCCCGAGTCCGGCAGCTACGTCGTGAAGCTGCCCGGCACCCGCAAGCTGTCCACCACCTGCTCCCTCATCGTCGGCGCGCACTCGCTCTCCCTCAACGCGTTCGTCATCCGCCACCCGGACGAGAACGACGCGGCGGTCCACCGCTGGCTACTGGAGCGCAACCTGCGTCTCTTCGGAGTGAGTTACGCGATCGACCGGCTCGGCGACATCTATCTCGTCGGCCGGCTGCCGCTCTCCGTGGTCACCCCCGAGGAGCTGGACCGGCTGCTCGGCGTCGTCCTCGAAGCGGCCGACGGCTCTTTCAACACACTGCTGGAGCTGGGCTTCGCAAGCGCGATCCGTAAGGAGTACGCGTGGCGGGTGTCGCGCGGCGAGTCCACACGGAATCTGGACGCGTTCACGCATCTGACCCAGCGCCCCGCCAGCTGA
- a CDS encoding phosphotransferase family protein has translation MQSRATVSTVLDDIGIGADHIAARSPLTGGTYNAVTRVTLTDGRDWVVKIPPPPTAAGMSYERDLLVNEVTFYAAAAATGDVAVPGVVHSRLDPGSATGPYLIMSACPGQPWYGISPVLADREERRLRHELGRLVGRLHSVTGPGGFGYPAQALGPLAPTWRQAFTAMTDAVLTDADTYSARLPRPTDRIRALLAAAAPVLDDVIRPALVHFDLWQGNLLVDGEPGARTIGGIIDGERMFWGDPAADFVSLALLGDVEKDEDLLAGYASSAADGAVVFDSSLRLRLALYRCYLYLIMLVETVPRRSPAETREWVRREVGPQLESALVDVESALRTRE, from the coding sequence ATGCAGAGCCGAGCAACCGTCTCGACCGTCCTCGACGACATCGGAATCGGGGCGGACCACATCGCGGCGCGCAGCCCCCTCACCGGTGGCACATACAACGCCGTCACCCGCGTCACGCTCACCGACGGGCGGGACTGGGTGGTGAAAATACCGCCGCCGCCGACCGCCGCGGGGATGAGCTACGAGCGCGACCTCCTGGTCAACGAGGTCACCTTCTACGCGGCAGCGGCGGCGACGGGGGACGTCGCGGTCCCCGGTGTCGTGCACAGCCGGCTCGATCCCGGCTCCGCGACCGGACCGTACCTGATCATGTCGGCCTGCCCCGGGCAGCCCTGGTACGGGATCAGCCCGGTTCTGGCGGACCGCGAGGAGCGGCGGCTCAGGCATGAGCTGGGACGGCTCGTCGGGCGGCTGCACTCCGTCACCGGGCCCGGCGGATTCGGCTATCCCGCCCAGGCGCTGGGCCCGTTGGCCCCGACCTGGCGGCAGGCGTTCACCGCGATGACGGACGCCGTGCTCACCGACGCCGACACGTACAGCGCCCGACTGCCGCGCCCGACGGACCGGATCCGCGCGCTGCTCGCCGCCGCGGCGCCCGTACTCGACGACGTCATCCGGCCCGCTCTCGTCCACTTCGACCTGTGGCAGGGCAATCTGCTCGTCGACGGGGAGCCGGGGGCCCGGACGATCGGCGGGATCATCGACGGGGAGCGGATGTTCTGGGGCGACCCGGCCGCCGACTTCGTCTCGCTCGCCCTGCTCGGGGATGTGGAGAAGGACGAGGATCTCCTCGCCGGATATGCCTCGTCGGCGGCGGACGGGGCCGTGGTGTTCGACTCGTCCCTGCGGCTGCGGCTCGCGCTCTACCGCTGCTATCTCTACCTGATCATGCTGGTGGAGACCGTCCCCCGCCGCTCCCCCGCCGAGACGCGGGAGTGGGTACGGCGCGAGGTGGGGCCGCAGCTCGAATCGGCCCTGGTGGACGTCGAGTCGGCGCTGCGGACCCGGGAGTGA
- a CDS encoding Ig-like domain repeat protein, with amino-acid sequence MRSISAVTALAVTLGSVALIGSAAGAAVADSSAALPITSSGDIIVDGVHQRVFISDPSGGKVVATDYNGTVIGTITSLPQADGLELSADSATVYVAVPGADEIVAIDTATLTEAGRYATGDGTDPQHLALAGGKLWFGYGSVGHGNIGSLDLSGGQPQVSLAQEAEGTWKDAPLLDSAPGAPDTLAAGSRQYYFTLGIYDVSSGTASRTAFLGGQDAAIGNTAEDLALTPDGTELVVATTAGEFQQVFRTSDLSETIRYPSSYWEQRSVDVAPDGLVAGGTDTYASFNRPHVSIYKPGSTTPRRTANFTDYQNGIAQETLLDHGDLAFAPDSSRLFAVTHDLINKYRLRVVTDPSKAVTTITVNAPATADRAKSLTVSGKVTNTLGLPGGTTVAVTRTDLESPNGKALPAATVKADGTFSFTDTPPAGGKVTYKISYAGDADRTTASASDTVEVSRNSTTLTVNKNGNVYAYVSNVTFTAHLGTTYKNRTLSLYADTAGDGKGKYLVKTGTVNSEGSLSVTLTLKRDTTVSASFSGDARTAPKTATSWVGAKAKVSLSLSRYYKTATVSGHTKYYFRKTTNPLLTTTMTAYPGRSQRLQFQIYYDGAWRSAGSQYFKLDSTGKSVVELGGTHQTGYSMRVRSSYINDSSGDTVNSTTHGSWKYFTFTS; translated from the coding sequence GTGCGCAGCATTTCGGCCGTAACAGCGCTCGCGGTCACTCTCGGTTCTGTCGCCCTGATCGGGTCGGCGGCGGGCGCTGCTGTCGCCGACAGCAGCGCCGCGCTGCCCATCACGTCCAGCGGCGACATCATCGTGGACGGCGTTCACCAGCGGGTCTTCATCAGTGACCCGTCGGGAGGCAAGGTCGTCGCCACCGACTACAACGGCACCGTCATCGGGACGATCACCTCGCTGCCGCAGGCTGACGGCCTGGAGCTTTCCGCCGACTCGGCAACGGTCTACGTCGCCGTGCCGGGAGCTGACGAGATCGTGGCCATCGACACGGCGACGCTCACCGAGGCCGGGCGGTACGCGACGGGTGACGGCACAGATCCGCAGCACCTGGCGCTCGCGGGCGGCAAACTCTGGTTCGGCTATGGCAGCGTCGGCCACGGCAACATCGGCTCACTCGACCTGTCCGGCGGGCAGCCGCAGGTTTCCCTCGCCCAGGAGGCCGAGGGGACGTGGAAGGACGCTCCCCTGCTGGACTCGGCACCCGGCGCTCCCGACACCCTGGCGGCCGGCTCGCGCCAGTACTACTTCACCCTCGGCATCTATGACGTGTCGTCCGGCACGGCCAGCCGGACCGCGTTCCTCGGCGGGCAGGACGCGGCCATCGGCAACACCGCGGAGGACCTGGCGCTCACCCCGGATGGCACAGAGCTCGTGGTGGCCACCACAGCAGGCGAATTCCAGCAGGTCTTTCGGACCTCAGACCTGTCAGAGACCATCAGGTATCCGAGCAGCTACTGGGAACAACGGTCGGTGGATGTCGCGCCGGACGGCCTCGTCGCGGGGGGCACCGACACTTACGCCTCCTTCAACCGGCCCCATGTGTCCATCTACAAGCCGGGTAGCACGACCCCGAGGCGGACCGCCAACTTCACCGACTACCAGAATGGAATCGCCCAAGAGACCCTGCTCGACCACGGCGACCTCGCTTTCGCGCCCGACAGCAGCCGGCTCTTCGCGGTCACACACGACCTCATCAACAAGTACCGCCTGCGCGTCGTCACCGACCCCAGCAAGGCCGTCACCACCATCACGGTGAACGCCCCGGCGACGGCCGACCGTGCCAAGTCGCTGACCGTCTCCGGCAAGGTCACGAACACGCTCGGGCTGCCCGGGGGGACCACCGTCGCGGTCACCCGGACGGACCTGGAGTCCCCGAACGGCAAGGCGCTCCCGGCCGCGACGGTGAAGGCGGACGGGACCTTCTCCTTCACCGACACCCCGCCCGCGGGCGGCAAGGTCACGTACAAGATCTCGTATGCCGGCGACGCCGATCGCACGACTGCCTCCGCCTCCGACACGGTCGAGGTCTCCCGGAACTCCACGACCCTGACAGTGAACAAGAACGGCAACGTCTACGCCTACGTCAGCAACGTGACGTTCACCGCCCACCTCGGCACGACGTACAAGAACCGGACGCTCTCGCTCTACGCGGACACCGCGGGCGACGGCAAGGGCAAGTACCTGGTCAAGACCGGCACGGTCAACAGCGAGGGCAGCCTGTCGGTCACCTTGACCCTGAAGCGCGACACCACGGTGAGCGCGTCCTTCTCCGGCGACGCGCGGACCGCCCCGAAGACGGCCACGAGCTGGGTGGGCGCGAAGGCCAAGGTGTCGCTGAGCCTTAGCCGCTACTACAAGACGGCCACGGTCAGCGGGCACACCAAGTACTACTTCCGGAAGACGACCAATCCGCTCCTCACGACCACGATGACGGCCTACCCCGGCCGCTCGCAGAGGCTGCAGTTCCAGATCTACTACGACGGCGCCTGGCGGTCGGCGGGGTCCCAGTACTTCAAGCTCGACTCCACGGGCAAGTCGGTGGTGGAACTGGGCGGCACGCACCAGACCGGCTACTCGATGCGCGTGCGGTCGTCCTACATCAACGACTCCTCGGGCGACACCGTGAACTCGACCACGCACGGCTCCTGGAAGTACTTCACCTTCACCAGCTGA